The Pithys albifrons albifrons isolate INPA30051 chromosome 1, PitAlb_v1, whole genome shotgun sequence genome contains the following window.
GAGCAATAACATCTTGACAAGCAtctatttctctttctcactGAACTTATTTAAGATCACCTCATGGTTACCAGTGCATTAACAGTGGTATGAGTAGGGCAAAGTCCAGCACCTTTCAAGTCTACAGAGTTCAAAGGGTGTTGGATGAATCAGTCTTCTAAATCTATTTAGGTTTCAGGATCCTGGGTTGTTTGATAAACATAGTATTTCTTCGGATGATTGAGTTTCCTGTGCTGACATGCTCAATGGTGATTGGCATTAAAGATCCATTAAGAAGGACACATGTGGTATCCTTCTAGTCTTTTTTGCTCACCTAACACTGACTAGTGTTTGTACAATGGCTAATATAAGTTGTTCATCATTCGACTGCCATTTATTCCATGGCTAgttatttgggggtttttggcaGTTGCATTTCTTAAGCTGGGGCTCCATTACTGCTTCCAAACAAAAATGAGGTTTGCACAATAGAGCTGTACTGCCATTTGAATGCTTTTACTGAATTTTCAGCAGCTACAAATTTTTCTTACAGCTGTTATAGGAGGCAAAAGGCCAAATGGGTGGGCTTAATAATGCCAACGAAATCACTCAGTTGCAACATTGCAATGCAGCAAGACAGAGACAAAAACCCAATATGACCATATGGAAACTGCACGATGTTGCAAGTGTTTGTtactttaagaaagaaaaagcaaagattgGTAAAAGACCTTGATGAAGTTATTATCTAATaagcagcaaaataaatcactgtaatgattttatatatattttatatgaaaaGAACTCTTCCTTGAAAACATTGGCACTTGAAAAACATATTGTTTGTGGAAAATTTAGCAAATACCATCAAGTTACTTAATTATATTGTTGCTCaataaattgtttttatctTGGAATAGAGAAAATCCGAGGAATGGATTGAATGTAGACCACACATCCCAATTTATCTCTTAAATTCATATGATTACCATAACACTATATTAGAGATTGCAAAAGCCTACCAGCATAGGCAGATTCTCTGGAATTCCTCAAAGGTGAAGCTCTTTCAACCACAaatttaacctttttttccctctgcctttcaCAAACTATGGATACAAATGCCATGTGTATTAGCAACATAATGCACTGAATGACAATTTGATTCTCTATttgaaatattagaaaaaataattagtggTTATTAAAATTATGACTGACTTTAGGGGTCAGTTACATTTGACATTAATGTGAGACTTGTTCtcaaagagcagaaataaaCTCCACAGGCAAATGCCACGCACAACCTCACCCTCCCCGGTGATGGCTAATAACCTGCCCATCACACCAGAGGACAAAAGGTGGCTCTACAATAGAGCAGCCAGTCACTACAGATTTCCCAGGAAGTTTCACATAGTGGTGCTAGGCAGACTTGTGAGAAAGAGAACTGATGTTACATTCCAGCAAATATTAACAAGCTGTTGGACCTAAAGTGCCCAATCCTGAATCCATTCGACAAACACATCTCTTGCTGACTTCAGCAGGAGTTCATCAGGGATCAGTCTGTGGCCCAAATAGGAGGGCTAGACATCTATTTAAAAGTGATTCCACTTCACCACTTTACTGTAGTGTTCCTCTTTAGCCTTCATCACTTTGGAATTCACAAGATCATTTCACTGCTACCCATTAATTATACTGCCAATCCATTTATCTATGAAACATTTGCAAACAGAGATGTCCTCTTGGATACAAGGATTTCAGTTGCAGTTGCAGTAGATCTGATGGGTGCAAATTAGTTAGAAGGAAggaagcagggagaggaaatCAAGCAATGTCAGAGATGTGTGTTTGCTTCTTTATTCATTTacattgaaatatttctattacatagtgtgggaaaaaaaatcattctgcaGTCATATCTTTCTACAGATTTAATGATCTAAAGACATAAGCATAAAAACCTCTGTAAGGAGGGGTAATACTTCCTGCCAGCTGGCACAGTCTAATTTTCTAGCTATACTGATTGATTCAATAAAGATGCTACCTCTATCTACAGACTATCACGGGAAACTAAGCATTGAGGATTACAAGATTTTTCTCTAATAACCACCTCCAAGCCAAAATCTCACATGTGATGTCTTAGCAGGAGAGCTAGAAAGTAGAATTGACTCCCTTTCTTCTCATTTTGCTGTCCTGGGCTAAGACGTACTACTGATTGCTTTAGTTTTATCCATGTCTCAACCAAGGATGACCCCATTACAGGCAGTGGCAAGAAAGGTGGTCTACCCTTTTTGAAGGgttattctctttctcttcctccataTTACCTTCTCCTTACAGCTATCTCTTCTTTGCAACCTCCCTCCAAAAACAGATTTCTCCTGATACATGCTCATCTGCTCTGCCCTAAAATTCTCTTCACCATCTCTGTTCACACATAGGATAACCAGCTCCCACTGGAAAAGGTTGGCAGTTCAGCCTCTCCTCTCTGAAACATTTCATCCCTAACACTGGGCACTTTTGTCTCAGGAAAACCCAATATTCAGCTGGGAAAAATACATCCCATTTACCATAGTTCTGCCCCATACTTGTGCCAGGCAGCAGCGTAAATAAATAACATGCATCTGCCACCATCAGAGGTACAAACACTGGTATGATTTGTAAGGCAACAATAAAAAATCCTCAAATCTTCTATATATAAACTCCCTGAGGAAATACAAATTGGGGCTAAAAATATAAAGACTCACAGACCCCAGAGCCTTCATATTACTAGGGAAATTGCCTGCTACAGCAGAGGTGGTAAAGCTCTCTTCTCTAGCCTGGAAGGGATGTGAAGGTCCCAAAATCAACTACAAAGAGAATCAGAAAACATAGTGTGTGGAACgaataattttattaatctCCCCAAAAGAAAACTGTTGAATAGGCCACTGTAAACAGGAACACACAGTACTGAGTGACTAGGAGGAAAGTATTGTGTTTGCCCATATTGGAAAACCAAATATCTAAGCCTGTCCATGCCTCAGCCACACCACGACAGTCTGCTTTAGTTTTCTACctccagccaccagcagctggcAGTGCAAAGCTCCtctcttcatggtcactgttGTTTTTTCATTGTTCTTCCCTGAGGTCCAGATAACTGTCTATTTTTGGAGGAGCAGATAGCCAAGAATTTAAGGTCTTTGCAAAGGGCAGCTGGTGATATGCTGTCCTTTTCCTGTACAAGACCCTTGTTCAAGCAACAGAACATTTAACTCCCTCTTGCCTCAAGTGTGTGACTGAAGAAGaatctaaataaaaaatagaagcaTAACAAAAAGGGTAACTAATATTCTAGCCCTTTATTATGACAGTATATTTCCCAGGTGGTGAGGAGTTTTTTCAGCTAATTTAATGTCCTATTAAAGTATTCAAAAgtgggtgccttccaactcagaatagtctgtaaGCCAACTCTGAAATTAAAGTCAAGGATTAACATGATCGTGAGAATGGGGAAAGATAAGATTTAACACCCCAGCTTTTAAATATGAAGATTCATGACAGTCTTGAGTTTTAAATGATTGGTTGATCATATAAGACACCATTCAAAGCTGTAACTGAAAGCTTTTGTAAATATTCATTACATGACCCATAACAATAATGGTAAGACTCATGGAAATTATTAGAGCTGTCATCTTAGCACATAAAAGTCAAGAAAATGTCAAAGACACATCTCTTTGGTACATAAAACTATTGGCAAAGTGAATTTAAGAATCTGTGGCGGATGCACTAGGAATCTGATGCTTTGTCTTACTTCCTCTAAAAGTAACATTCATGTAGGTGTTAGCAGCTACTAACatggaaattattaaaaagagaATGAGCTGCAGAACACCTGAAACTGTCACCTCCCTATATCTCACCTTCAGACCATCAGCTTGGAAGGCTGGCTTTCATCATGCCCTTCCTCATTGCTTTATACAAGGCTATGTTCAAACTGGGAAAATTAGAAATCATCTCTAAGTCAAATAGTGTCTGAAATCTGTCCACAAATCGGTTCTCTTTCTCCAACCTAAATTTCATAGCCCACAGAATAACAGTATCATTCTTGCACAAGTGATCAAAAGTTAGGAGGAGTTCATCCAGGAATGGATGGTAGTAAACTACATCAGCAGCCATAATGTAGTCAAAGTGACAGGAAGACCTAGGAAAGTTCTTTTCCAGATCAACTCCCCAAGACAATTCCTTAACACAAGGCTGGTGCTTGCTTTTCAGCTTTGTATTCTGGAGAACATTGTGCTGAAGGTTTCCCAGTAATTCTGGCAAATCTGTGGCAGTCACAAGGGCACCTGTGACATGGAGAAAACAAATGTAATACTTGAATAGACTTCAAGAATTGAGTAAAAGCCTATTCATAAAAGTCACTGCACAAGAATCTGGTTTTATCAGATTGTTCTGTTATCATCAGTGAGAACTATGTAAATGCTCCCAATAACTCTTAGAATATtgtgcttaaaataaaaatttggttCCTTATAGTTCTGTTTTTACAAATCGACATCTAAATGCAGCTGGCCGGGGGAAATTAGGTACTTACTGTTTCTAGATATCACATTGGTTAAAAGTATAGTGACCAACCAAGGATTGAGGAATACCAGTAATTGGCTAAGAGGTCAGCATGAGATTTAAGCATCGCCTCAGGTTCTTTCATTTTCACACAGAAAGAAGCTTCTTCAGACTGCAGAAAGCTAAAGTTCTGTTAAAATGCAGAAGTCATTGACCTGGATTACACTTATGGAAAAACAGGGTACCATGagtgaaaacaaagcagtgtTTGTAGCAGAAAAATTGAGTTGCTGAAGGAAAACACTACAACATGAATGGATAGAAAGTGACTTGGCATCCAAGAGCTGTTTGGTCAATGGAAGGGGATGCATTGTTCATACCTACATCTGGCTCCTACTGATATCCTGTGAAGTCACTAATTTCTTATTCTGGTTCTCTGTTTAACACAGTAAATGACAACATGTTTACTGGAACCCCCTTTATTGCATCAATACACTcacaaaaaaaagtaacaaagcATGTTTCCAAACGagccttttaaaatttactgtTTCTTCCTCTGGGAAGCTTTCAAACAACAGTCTTTTAGAAGAACTATCCAATTCCTTTGTCCTCCAATATTCATCTGAGACATATTTCTAAGAGCATAAGAGCAATGGCACATACTCACCCAGTAAACTGGCTACTATGGAGACCAACCCAGTTCCAGCTCCAATTTCAATCACAGTTTTGTCAACCAAATTGTATTGTTTAGAATTAGTTTCCAAAAAATAACACAGAACAAGAGCCTGCAGTGGAGGAAATCAATGAACATActgaacaaataaatgaaacaaacctCTTCCATTAAATATGCATTCTCATTTAAAAGCATGCAAAAAAATTGTTGTCTGTTCAAATGAGCAATATTAATTTAAGCACTATCCCTAAAGGACAGCAGTTCACTATGATCTTTGAGCTCTATGGGTCACCAAATAAATGCCACAACATGCCTCCATATAGGTTTGTAAATTATTACAGCCAGAAGGAACAACTGCAATTAGATAATCTGTCACAGTGCACAACACGAGCTGTAAAATTAGAGTCAGCAATTCCTGTTTATAACTGGAACTTCTGGTTGAGTTTAAGGTGTCCTTCACAAAGACATCTTGATATAAGGACTGCTCGTGAGAGAAAATCCAAAAGAACTCTTGTTAAGTTCTTCCAATagtaaattatttctaaaaataattaacatgATTATGCAAAAGGGACAAATCGATTTAcctccttttcttccagtttAGTTTGTTTACAGTTTCTATGTGCTTACCTTGTTAAGCTTGGCAAACTTTCATAGCAAATATACCCACAAAGAGCCCTCTACAACAGACTACTTACACATATATTTACAAACTGTGATTAAGCAGCCCCTTCAGCTTTTTTGCCCTGTCTCACACTGACCAGTGAGTTTTAGCTCACTTTTGAAATAGAAATTGCTAATTTCTCTGGCAAAGATAGTTTCCATCTTGTCTCCCATATTTTTTCCCAGACATTGATAACTATGTAGTCTCCATTGACAAATACATATGATGGTTGCCACATGCTCCTGCAACACAGATGACCATTTGGAAAGGCAATTATTAGTGGCTTGGTCTGGCATAATGAAATTACACTCTTAGCTTTGCTTTTAACTAATTAAGAAGTAGAAGGAAAGGAACGGGAGGATTGTTGACACAATGTTAATATTCTTGAAATTCAAataaagattttgttttctacCTCTTAATTCAGAGCATAAAAGAATAGGTAATGTGAACTTTGGCAAAGAAATAAGTCTGTGAGAATGAGGAAAAATTAAAGTCAGGTTCCTAAAGATTGGGGTTTATATTTAATATGCTATAGTAAGACTTCTTGTTAGTTCCATAAATTCCTATAATTCCCTCCCTCAGTTTTGCCCTGTTCTACTGTAGAAACTGGCTGACAGAATTAAAGTTTCTGAGGGTTCTGCCTTTCCATGAAACATGTAGAAACTTTACTTTTGTTAAAGTTTCTGTCCTCTTGACAAATTTGGCTGAAATTTTCAGAAGAGTTCAAGTATAGCTAGATCAAGAAGAAGGGAGAATATTAAGAAACATGGATTGAAGGGTTGTCTTCCTTACACAACAAAACTGACTAAGCcctttcaggaaaacaaaaaaagataaaacaaaaacGTGCTTTTCAATGAAGCCCATGATTTTGTGAGAATAATGGGGAATCAGCCAACCCTTCCATGAAAACACAGAGGTCACTAAAACATAGTATAGATGACTTGTCCAGGTCTCCCAAAACAAGGAATATAATTTGAACTTCAAAACAGAAGAGTAAAACAACTCTCCTCAGCTGAACTATGGCCATGATTCTGAAAAAAAGTTTAAACCTAGGAGCCTGATACAGTTGGGACAGAAATGGAGCCTCCTGGGTCCCTCCTACAGGGACTTGTTCCCTGAAAGCCACACGTGTCAATGTTCTTTGTGGCACCTCTCTTGTGGTTTCTTTCCATCttaattatttcaaaacagtTAGTTAGCTGCATTGTACAGATTCAAAACCTTGGAGAAGGCTCCCTGTATGGTGGATGCGCTGATAGTTCTTATATCAAGAACCAAGGACAGCGGTTCTTTCCCCCTAGATTTCTGGCTGTTTAAGAAACTTAAAGCTCCTTTTCCCATGTCTATGTATTTACAAGGTAAATTTGTTTCTTACATTAGTGGGTTGAGAAGCTTCTATGAGTGCTAATACCTTATGAGCTTGTATCACAGTTGTTTCTGCAACCTGGATCTGCCTGCTACACAGTCAtctgtatttataaaatgtaCAGAAATGCAATCATCATAAAACTGCCatatttccttcaaaatatgcttttaatTGGCTAATGGGATCAAAAGTTACTGGTATATGAGGAAGGGACACAAGATCATACACTTTGTGTGATTGGggcacaaacaaaaaataccacTAAGGTTTGAGAACTATGAATTCACACAAAACCAGGCTAAATTCAGGTTTGGGATTTCcagaacagagacagaaaagcacagaatcGTTTCCTTGGGTTTACAACATataataaaacatatttatcatacaaaacaaattaaaaactgcTAGAAGAcgccaaaaataaaaaataacatgaatAATACTGCAAAAATACAGTACCGATGGCCAGACGACTGCCCCGTAAAAATCAGTGGCTTCAGTAATTCTTATCTCATGGCCAGCGAAGTGAAAGCCTTCCCAGGTCTTATGAGTTAcaagatcaggaaaaaaacgCCTCCTCATAATTTCTGCAACTATCTGttcatcttccttttcccctggaA
Protein-coding sequences here:
- the LOC139668758 gene encoding protein-lysine methyltransferase METTL21E-like; its protein translation is MRRRFFPDLVTHKTWEGFHFAGHEIRITEATDFYGAVVWPSALVLCYFLETNSKQYNLVDKTVIEIGAGTGLVSIVASLLGALVTATDLPELLGNLQHNVLQNTKLKSKHQPCVKELSWGVDLEKNFPRSSCHFDYIMAADVVYYHPFLDELLLTFDHLCKNDTVILWAMKFRLEKENRFVDRFQTLFDLEMISNFPSLNIALYKAMRKGMMKASLPS